In a genomic window of Comamonadaceae bacterium OTU4NAUVB1:
- a CDS encoding glycosyltransferase, with protein MKILHVIPSMDPAQGGVAQAVRNMVPALAQIDVHNEVLSFDAADAGFLGRDGFPVHAIGPAKGGYGYCAALGPWLAANLQRFDVVIAHGLWQHHCAGTWRAVVKHRRAHAASAGSPRFYVMPHGMLDPYFQKAPGRRLKALRNTVFWKFIEAKPVNGADGVLFTCAEELTLAREPFTPYRPRRELEVGLGIEAPPPRRPAMAPAFAERCPQVAGRPYLLFLSRLHEKKGTDLLIRAYVELQARWHRDGKGPALPALVVAGPGLDTEYGRSLQQLAAPQPGGPGPAPDVHFPGMLSGDAKWGALYGCEAFVLPSHQENFGIAVVEAMACGRPVLISRQVNIWRECEPGGIVADDTQAGTLELLTRWLALTPQQQAMLGDEAHAAYQRHFEVDQAARRLKEALQPGTSPVSVRLPTASTVP; from the coding sequence GGCCGATGCGGGCTTCCTCGGCCGTGACGGATTTCCCGTCCACGCCATCGGTCCGGCCAAGGGCGGCTACGGGTACTGCGCGGCGCTCGGGCCCTGGCTCGCCGCCAACCTGCAGCGCTTCGACGTGGTGATCGCGCACGGCCTGTGGCAGCACCATTGCGCCGGCACCTGGCGCGCCGTCGTGAAGCATCGACGCGCCCACGCCGCGTCGGCCGGATCGCCGCGCTTCTACGTCATGCCGCACGGCATGCTTGATCCCTACTTCCAGAAGGCGCCCGGCCGCCGCCTGAAGGCATTGCGCAACACGGTGTTCTGGAAGTTCATCGAGGCGAAGCCGGTGAACGGCGCCGACGGCGTGCTGTTCACGTGCGCCGAGGAACTGACGCTGGCGCGCGAGCCCTTCACGCCCTACCGGCCACGGCGCGAACTCGAGGTCGGCCTGGGCATCGAGGCGCCGCCGCCGCGCCGCCCCGCCATGGCGCCCGCCTTCGCCGAGCGCTGTCCGCAGGTCGCGGGCCGCCCCTACCTGCTGTTCCTGAGCCGGCTGCACGAGAAGAAGGGCACCGACCTGCTGATCCGCGCCTACGTCGAACTGCAGGCGCGGTGGCACCGCGACGGCAAGGGCCCCGCACTGCCCGCGCTGGTCGTGGCCGGGCCCGGCCTGGACACCGAGTACGGCCGTTCGCTGCAGCAACTGGCCGCGCCGCAGCCGGGCGGCCCAGGCCCGGCCCCCGACGTCCATTTCCCCGGCATGCTCAGTGGCGATGCCAAGTGGGGCGCGCTGTACGGGTGCGAGGCCTTCGTGCTGCCGAGCCACCAGGAGAACTTCGGCATCGCGGTGGTCGAGGCGATGGCCTGCGGCCGGCCGGTGCTGATCAGCCGGCAGGTCAACATCTGGCGCGAATGCGAACCCGGCGGCATCGTCGCCGACGACACGCAGGCGGGCACGCTGGAATTGCTCACGCGATGGCTGGCATTGACCCCACAACAGCAGGCGATGCTCGGTGATGAGGCCCACGCGGCATATCAGCGACACTTCGAGGTTGACCAAGCCGCCAGACGCCTGAAGGAAGCACTCCAACCCGGAACATCCCCCGTTTCAGTGAGGCTGCCGACAGCATCGACAGTCCCATGA